The Verrucomicrobiota bacterium DNA window CGCCGCCGCCACCGGCGAGAGCGAGTAAACAAAAATGCTCGCCGCCATGATCCGCTTGCGCCCGAAGCGGTCAATGAGCCAACCGCCGAGGAGGCCGAATACCCCGCCGCACAGCGCGGATAGCCAGAGCATGTTGCCCATCCATCTCGTGACGAGCGGATTATTGGCGGGCACTTGCAGCAATTCGGCGATGGCCGGCACGCCCACCAACGGCGTCATCAGCAGTTCGTAGGTGTCGAACAGAAAGCCGATGGCGGCAATGGCGATGATCAACCACTGCGTCAGCGTAAAGCGTGAACTGGACTCGGAGGACATATTCAGTCGGCTTTGATCAACTGGTTTGCTTGTCAGTCCAAACCGGTTATTTCCTATCGTCCGGTTTCTTCAAATCGACCTTGGGCACTTCGTCTTTGCCGGCGGCCGCGCGCGCGGCATCGTAGAACGCGTAAAGATGATCGTTCGAAGCAACATAGACGACGCCGTTCGCCACAACCGGCGTGGAATAAACCGGCGACCCTAAATTCACTTCACTCAGAACTTTCTTTTCCTTGCTGGCAGCCATCACCACAAAGTCACCGTCTTCATCGCCGCAATACACTTTGCCATCCGCGACCATCGTCGAACCCCACATGTGCGCCTTCATGTCATGCACCCAATAGACCTTGCCGGTCTCGGCATCGAGGCAATGGACGAAGCCGGAGAAATCGCCGACGAACAGCAGGCCCGTGTCCGGATCGATCGAAACGGTCGAGATGCTGCGATGAATTTTGTCGTAACTCCAGAGCCGGGCCGTCTTGGTGACATCGCCGGTCTTGGTGGCGTCGATGCAGGTCAGAATGCCCACGCCTTCACCGTGTTCGGGGTCCTGGCCGACGGCGACATAGACCCGGTTTTTGTAAAAGACCGGCGTCGCATTGATCTCGCTCACGCCTTCGGCAGCAGGATATTTGAATGTTTTCCGGTCGGGCGGATTGCAGTCGAACCACCATACTTTCTTGAGATACTCCGCGTCCTTGTCTTCATCGCGTTTGTATTCCGGCCCCGCCAATACCGGCACTATGGGCGCGCCCGTGCCCTTTTGCGGTTGCGCGTCGAACGCATAGCAAACGCCGTCACCGCCGCCGAATAAGACAAGCTGCTTGCCGTTGACTTTGCCGGTTGAAGGCGAACCCCATTGGCCGTGGAAAATCCGCGGGCCTATTCCAGCGTTGTCTTCCGCCGCAAGTTTCCCGGTTTTTTTGTTGAGCGCGATGAAACTCGGCGAATTGGGCGACGGAATGTTCACGTGCGACCAATCCTGACCGTTGGAGGTGCAGGCATAAACCAGGTCGTCCACAATCAGCAAGGAGCAGTTCGACGCGTTGTGTGGGAAAACCCCGAGGTCGTCCATCATGTCATAGACCCAGATGATGTCGGCGTCTTTCGGGCCGATCTTCGCCTTCGGTTTGCCGGGACCGACGACATATTGCGCTTCGTCCTGGAACGGGCCGTCGTTGCCGTTGGCCATGCCTTCGGTGTCGAGGCAGATGACTTCGCACCGGCTCGTCACAAGATAAACGCGATTGCCCTCGACGCACGGTGAAGACAGCAACCCCAAACCTTCCCAGTCGTTGACTTTGCCCGAGGCGAGTTTGGGCACGACCAGTTGCCAGAGAAAATCACCAGTCTTTTCGTCGAAACAAAGCAAGATGCTGCGATCCCCCTGGTGTTGCGGGTCGCGCGGGTTCTCGTTGTTGGTGCCGATGAAGACCTTGCCGCCAGCGACGACGACATTGCCGTAGGCTTGCGAACCGAGTTTGGCCACCCACTTGACGTTCTTGGTGGTACTCATGTCAATCTCCTCGGTGCCGGCCTTGGGTTTGCCGGGGTCGAAGCGATCGGGCAGACCTTTTGCGGGCGAATACATGTTGCGCCCCGGATCATTGCCGCCCCATCGCGGCCAATCGGCGGCGGAGGCGGAAAGTTCCAAACTCCAGGCACCAAGTATCAGAGAAGCACCAAGCGCCAGGCGCCAATGGCCATGCCTGATTCTTGATGATTGTCCCGCATGACAGGTTGGAGCCTGGATGCGCTCAGGCGTTTCATTGGAGTTGGAATCTGGAATTTTGATTTTCATTTCTTTGGTTCGTCTTTCATCACGTATACCTTCTGCGTTTCTGGTCTAGCCGGCAAGCCGCTGGCCACACGGATCAACCCGTCCACCGACAAGTCTTCATCCAGTTCCAGCCAGTGAATGCCATAGCCAGAAGGCGAGATCCGATAATTGCGCCTGGCCGCCTCGTTTGCATGAGTCAGTCGCTCGGAAACTGCTGCCACGGCAACCCGAAATACTTTACCGTCCACGCGCAACACCAGACTGCCGCCGTCAAACCCGACGCTTTCGACGTTGTGAAATTTCGTGTTCATGGTTATCCATGAATTCTTTGCCACTCGCTCACAATATAGTCAAAGTTTTCAAAAATGATCTGCCGAACTTGCCGACATACCTTGGCGTCATGTTGTAGGCAAACGCCTCCCGAATGTTAAACGCCTCCGGCTCGATCCAATATTTGCATTCTGCTTCTGCCTTCTCAGCGTGAATGTGCATCGGCTCACCGCGCTCGTTCGAGTAAAAGTGAAACCGCCAGCCGTTGATGAACAGAATTGCTGGCATGGTCGCGGTGGTTGTTTCAATTCGCCGTCACCTCCACATTGTCAATATAAACGCGCATGTCTTGCGGCGAGAAGCCGAACAATCCGGGGCAGCCGCTTTGATGCGCGTGTTTGTGCGGCGCTTCGAATGTCCATTTGTCAGGTTCAGGCTCGCCTTTTTTCCACGCCTTCGCACGCACCACACCGGAACCGTCGGCGACCGCGTCCACCCGCGTCTTCAAGTGATACCAGACGTTGGGCGACCAATCGAACGGCGTGCTGAACCGGAACAACTCGTCGTTGGAACTGATCTCCAGTTTTTTCTCGTTGCCCTTGAGCACAATTTTGTAGCGCTGATTGATCACGCCGACATCCGACATCTTGCGTTTGTTCCCTTCACTCATCACGTCGGCCTCAATCGTGTAATTCTGCAAGGCCGGATCGCCCATGAAAACCGTGGCGCGCTGAAAAAAACGGTTGTCGATGGTCTTGACCAGACACTTGTTGCCGTCCTTCTCACGCACATCGAACTTGAAGCGCGCGCCGATCCACGGCAACGGCGGATACGCGAAATGCGTCGCCGGCTCGATGTTGTTGGAAGTCACTTCGCTCAATTGAAACGATTCAAAGTCCTGCTTGATCGGCACCCCCGGCAAAACCCGACCGCGAATGTAACCCTTCAAACCGTCCAGCGACGCCTCGAAAGCGCCGGCCGACGCCTTCACGTCGGAAGCGGCGACGAAATTGCCCTCCGCATTGAACTCCCCCGCCAAAGAAGCGCGCACCTTGGCCGTGGGCGGAACATAGTGCGCCCATTTCACGGATTTCACGTCCTTGACTTCCTCAACCGTCAGTCCGTTGGCGTCGAGTTTGCGCACGCGAAACGACGCGACCTGTCCGGGCTTCAACAAGACTTCCGACGGAATCACTTGCAGTTGTTTGGCCGGACCAGGTGCCGGCCATTTCTCGTCGGCCATCTCGCGCGGCAGACCGGGATTATTTCCTTTCTTGCCGAAGCAATACAGTTTCTTGCTCGTCTGGACGTAGATTTTGCCGTTATAGAGCGTGGGAACCCCGAAGCAGCGCCCCTCCAGCGCCACATGAGAAAGAATCTGGCCGTCCGTGTCGCGGGGTTTGACGATGTAAAACGCGCCTCTGCCGCCGGCGGTTTCCTCGCTGGCTTGTTCGTTCTGACCGGGTTCGTTCAAGACCGGCACATACAATTTGCCATCGGCGTAAATCGGACACGCGTTGCGCTGCTCGATGCCGAGCTTGAGTTTCCAAAGAATCCTTCCGCTGTTCGCGTCGATGCAGGCGAGGTTGCCGACTTCGCTCGTGAGATAAACGCGGTCGCCAACGAGAATCGGCGAACTGGTGGAAGTGCGCAGTTCGTTATTCCAAAGTTCCACCTGCGAACGCTCCACAACGACCGGCCCGGCGACGGTATTCGTGGGGAAGACATGGGGAATTTTCATGGCGACCATCTGGCCTGGTTCGTACGGCGTGCCGTAAATGGCGATGATCTTGTCGTTGTGATGGACGAGCACCGAGGAATTGATGCCGGCTTTGAAAAGCGGGATGCGCCAGATGGGATCGCCCGTGCGCGCGTTCACGCACACGATGCTGCCGTCGCCAGTGGAAGTGTAAAACACGCGCCGGCCTTCGAGCCAGCCGAGCACTGGCAGCGAAAACGAATTGTCATGTGGACGATCACCTGGCGACGACGCCCAGACCAGTTCACCAGTCTTTTTGTCGAAGGCGTAAAAGCGGTCACCGCCCGGTCCCTGCGCGCCCCAGTTCGCCGTGATACCGCGTGTGATGAGCAGGTCTTTATCAATCAACGGGGACGCCGTGCGACCATTCGGAAATGTCAACCGGCCGTAAAGCTCCATCATCGACATGTCCCATATTTTTTTGCCGTCGGGCGTGAAACCAGCGAGAATTCCTTGCGTTCCTTGCATGTAAACATTGCCGGTTTCAGGATCGATCGTCGGACTCGAGGTTGCGTAACGGTGATAAATGATGTCGCTCAAAAAATCGCTGTAGCCCTGCTGCCACAGTTTCTTGCCGGTTTCAGCGTCGAAGCACGCGAGCACCTCCTGCAAATCCGGGCCGTCGCCCACATAGCCCATGATGTACAGCCGGCCGTTCGCGATCACCGGCGCGGACTGACCGGGCAGGTCGGCGATCCAGAGTGGTTTCCCGACGTCGATTGTATCCGGCAGATTTTTTTCGTTCGAGGTGCCGTTTTGATTGGGCCCGCGCCAACTGAGCCAGCCCTGCACCGGTGCGGCTGAAGTTTGGGAAGGAATGGCAGGTCCGCCAGCGAGGAAAAGACCCAGCGCGCTTAAGACAGTTGAAAGTTTCATGGTTGCACTCCGGTTCGTAAACAGCAGCCACGCTCAACGCGCGCTGCTGGTTTTCTCCCCAGACGGCTGACACTATTCTGCAGGTCTGAAAAGTTTGCAATGACAATAATACTTATACGTATAAAATGCTGACAACGTTCAAATTTAATCATGCCGTCAACCAACCGAGCTTCTGCGTCGCCCATTGATTCGCCCGATCGCCGGCGGCTGCCGCTCCTGCTCCGCCGCGCCTGGTATGGCTTGAACCAGGCGTTCCGACGCCGCATCGCGCACATTGGGGTGACCCCCGATCAGTTCACCGTCATGCGCACCTTGCTGGAAAATGAAGGCGTGACCCAGCGGGAACTGACCCAACTCATGACGAGCGATCCAAACACCGTCGCCTCGCTGCTCGAACGAATGGAGAAGGCCGGGTTGGTCGAGCGCCACCTCCACGAAAAAGACCGGCGGGCCCATCGCATCCACCTCAAACCGTCCGGCAAACGCAAATACGAAGCGGCGCGTGAAGTTGCACTGGCGCTGCAGACGGAGATTCTGACCAGGCTGCCAGAAGATCGACGAGAGGAATTCCTGGAGCATTTAACGATGGTGGCTGACGCATGTCGCGCCGTGGCGGGAAAATCTTCCAAGCGAACCCGCTGAGGGGGTTGCTTTGCCGCGTCCAACGCAACCAACCGCCAAACCATTTCTTCACCAACGGGATCAACCGGGTGCGATTCCAGGCGTCGCCGCCCTGCTGACTCCCATCAGTCTGGATCGGGTAAGGATGTTCATCCGTGCCGCTGGAATAGAAACTCCGTCTGGACTTTGATCGTTTTGCCGTCCATTTCCATCACAGGATACGCGAGGAAGTTGATCGGTCCGGAAGCGGGTTGCGGATCGACGATCAGGTCGCGGCCTTTGCTCAACTCGAACCGATTCGCCGGATGATGACCAAAGTAATAATCCGCCAGGCTCGAATTCTTATCGGCCTCGCTGATGTCCACGGGCACCCACTTGCCGTCGGCGAAAAATTCCGCCCAACAGTGGTAACCATCAATCCCGCCGTCATTCCGCTCCGAGGGAATGGCAGCGCCAATGGCAAATCGGGCCGGGATGCCAACCTCGCGCGCCAGCGCGATGAAGTAGGCGTGGAAGTCCGAGCAATTGCCGGTGCGCGCGTCACAGGCGTACACGGCGTCACCGCGGCCCCAGCCAGGACCATATTTGGCGTAGCGCAGTTTTTCGATCACGTGGTCGTACAGCGCACGGGCGCGAGCCAGATCGGCGGTTTTGCCGCGCGTGACTTGCTGCGCGATGCTGCGGAAGGTTTCATTGGTCGGCACGAGACGCTCGGGGTTCAGATATTTTTGCGTCATTGGCTCCCGAACCGCATATTCCGATTTCTCGAAGCGTTTGACGTGGTACCGGACTTCGATGGTCTTGCCGCTGTCCGCCGGGCCGGCGTTCAGAAAAAGAACCTTGTTCCCGTATTTGCGCTCATCCAGCTCGCGCCACTGTTCGGGCGCGGTGATGTTTTTGACTTCGACGCGCTGAAACGTGTCCGACGTGGCCAATGGCAGCCAGAGCCGCGCAGCGTTGGTGATCGCCGGCAATTTCACCCGGTAAACGAACTCAAACTCATCGGTGCCGTTGATGACGCCCAGCAGACGCCGGGACGCATTCTTGGCCGCGACTTTGCGCCAGGTGCCGTTTCGCTTTTGTTCCCAAAGGTAAAGCGGTTGCCCATTGATTTTGTGGACGCTGGTTTCCGTGACCGTCATCGCGCCGGGCGGACCTTTCAGGAAGAAGTCCACGTCGTAAACGGGTCCGTCAGTCCCGACGAGGTCCACGCACGCGAAGCTGACGCCGTCGCCGAGATCGGACAAATACTCGAGATGGACGCGCACGATTTGGAGGTTTAGCTCCTTTTTATTGTGTTGAAGTTTGAAGTAGCCACCGCTCGCCTTTGATTGCTCGGCGATGTGTTTCTCGATCCCGGCCGCGATGTCGTCAATCGTGACGGCGGGCTTGGTGGTCTTCTGCGCCGCCAAGGCCGTGCAAAACGGCATCAGCGCAGCAAGGCTCACCAACCACGCAAAAACAGAAGCGTGTCGTGCAGACATTGTTGGAGCTCCCCGGCGTGACGAATCGTCGAACGATGCGTCGCCCCGTCTGGTTCAGTGGTTAGGGCTTGGAGGAAGGCGCGTTGGTCCCCGGATGCTCCGCTTTCGGATGCTCCTTGCTGGGATGTTCCTCCGTGTGCTTGCACGCGGAGAGCGCCAGCGTTGAAATAAAACACAATACCAGCAGCCACGACCATTTCTGGAGGGTTTGATTTTTCATAGTTTCAGCAATTCCAATCTCTACATGGTTTACGCTTTCCGACAGATTAAATGCCTCACGCCAGTCGAACATTCCACAAAAAAACTCTCCGGCTCCCCGAATCGAAGCGCAGCTTTTCCGCAGGTACGACTGCAGAATCGGCTGGCCAAACCCTTGCAGACGCCATTCGCGCTTTCGACGTCGGCAACAAAAGAATCGGCTGTGAAGAAAAGAGTGGCCCTAAAATCACACCTTCAGCCAGTTCAAGATTCGATAAACCACGCTGCTTATTTCCCACTCACATCCACACAAACCAAATCGCCCCTGGCGTTGCGGCAATAAATTTTCCCATTCGAAAGGACGGGCGTCGTCCAGCACTTGCCGCCGAGCACTTGTGCTCGGGAAATCGGTTTGAAACCAGCGGGCGACGCTGCGGCCACCACCAACATTCCCTTTTCGCTCAGCACAATCAGTTTGCCATCCGCCGCCATCAACGAGCCTTTGCCCAAACCGCCTTCGGTCCATTTGACGGCGCCGTTCGATCCATCCAGACATTTCAGGTCCGCTTCATCGAAGCCGTAGATGTTGCCCGCGATCAAAACAGAACTGTTGAAATGGTTGCGCATGTTTTTGTTTTGCCAGACCACGGACGGCTTGTTGCCGCTCACCTTCAACAGGGCGCAGCCTTCATTGTAACCGGAGGAAATAAAAATGTTGTCGCCGTTGATAATTGGGTCGGCGGCATTGACACCGTATTTGGTTTTCCACGGAAACGTCCACAGCAGTTTGCCATCCGCCACCGACACAGCTTCGAGCTCCGTCGTGGAGAACAAAGCCACCGCTAGTTGCGAGCCTTGATTGACCGGCACGGGCGTCGAGTACCCGGCGGATTCTTTGCCGGAGGTCCAAACAACTTTGCCGGTCGTCTTGTTCACCGCGGAACCGGCGACGCCGGCATTGATGATCAACAAATCCCCTTCCACCAGCACCGAACTCGAAAGTCCCCACTCCGGAATTTTCAGGCCCAGCTCGTCGTGAACGTTTTTCGACCAGATTACGTTGCCGGTCTCGGCGTCGAAGGCGAACAAATGACCTTTGCGGCTGAACGTATAAACCTGCTTGCCGTCCACCGTGGGCGTGGCGTTCGGTCCGCCTTCATAAACGTGCGGATCAATCGGGCAGGGATAAGAATGTTTCCAGCGGAGTTCGCCAGTGTTGGCGTCAAAACAAAAAACCGTTTCCGT harbors:
- a CDS encoding transglutaminase domain-containing protein, which encodes MSARHASVFAWLVSLAALMPFCTALAAQKTTKPAVTIDDIAAGIEKHIAEQSKASGGYFKLQHNKKELNLQIVRVHLEYLSDLGDGVSFACVDLVGTDGPVYDVDFFLKGPPGAMTVTETSVHKINGQPLYLWEQKRNGTWRKVAAKNASRRLLGVINGTDEFEFVYRVKLPAITNAARLWLPLATSDTFQRVEVKNITAPEQWRELDERKYGNKVLFLNAGPADSGKTIEVRYHVKRFEKSEYAVREPMTQKYLNPERLVPTNETFRSIAQQVTRGKTADLARARALYDHVIEKLRYAKYGPGWGRGDAVYACDARTGNCSDFHAYFIALAREVGIPARFAIGAAIPSERNDGGIDGYHCWAEFFADGKWVPVDISEADKNSSLADYYFGHHPANRFELSKGRDLIVDPQPASGPINFLAYPVMEMDGKTIKVQTEFLFQRHG
- a CDS encoding DUF2442 domain-containing protein, with the protein product MNTKFHNVESVGFDGGSLVLRVDGKVFRVAVAAVSERLTHANEAARRNYRISPSGYGIHWLELDEDLSVDGLIRVASGLPARPETQKVYVMKDEPKK
- a CDS encoding PQQ-binding-like beta-propeller repeat protein, translated to MKLSTVLSALGLFLAGGPAIPSQTSAAPVQGWLSWRGPNQNGTSNEKNLPDTIDVGKPLWIADLPGQSAPVIANGRLYIMGYVGDGPDLQEVLACFDAETGKKLWQQGYSDFLSDIIYHRYATSSPTIDPETGNVYMQGTQGILAGFTPDGKKIWDMSMMELYGRLTFPNGRTASPLIDKDLLITRGITANWGAQGPGGDRFYAFDKKTGELVWASSPGDRPHDNSFSLPVLGWLEGRRVFYTSTGDGSIVCVNARTGDPIWRIPLFKAGINSSVLVHHNDKIIAIYGTPYEPGQMVAMKIPHVFPTNTVAGPVVVERSQVELWNNELRTSTSSPILVGDRVYLTSEVGNLACIDANSGRILWKLKLGIEQRNACPIYADGKLYVPVLNEPGQNEQASEETAGGRGAFYIVKPRDTDGQILSHVALEGRCFGVPTLYNGKIYVQTSKKLYCFGKKGNNPGLPREMADEKWPAPGPAKQLQVIPSEVLLKPGQVASFRVRKLDANGLTVEEVKDVKSVKWAHYVPPTAKVRASLAGEFNAEGNFVAASDVKASAGAFEASLDGLKGYIRGRVLPGVPIKQDFESFQLSEVTSNNIEPATHFAYPPLPWIGARFKFDVREKDGNKCLVKTIDNRFFQRATVFMGDPALQNYTIEADVMSEGNKRKMSDVGVINQRYKIVLKGNEKKLEISSNDELFRFSTPFDWSPNVWYHLKTRVDAVADGSGVVRAKAWKKGEPEPDKWTFEAPHKHAHQSGCPGLFGFSPQDMRVYIDNVEVTAN
- a CDS encoding PQQ-like beta-propeller repeat protein, with product MKTHSLLVLPVLFALSTFAAEALDWYRWRGPDLDGISKESGWQTTWPKEGPKQLWKAAVGIGFSSMSVSNGRVYTMGNEKDTETVFCFDANTGELRWKHSYPCPIDPHVYEGGPNATPTVDGKQVYTFSRKGHLFAFDAETGNVIWSKNVHDELGLKIPEWGLSSSVLVEGDLLIINAGVAGSAVNKTTGKVVWTSGKESAGYSTPVPVNQGSQLAVALFSTTELEAVSVADGKLLWTFPWKTKYGVNAADPIINGDNIFISSGYNEGCALLKVSGNKPSVVWQNKNMRNHFNSSVLIAGNIYGFDEADLKCLDGSNGAVKWTEGGLGKGSLMAADGKLIVLSEKGMLVVAAASPAGFKPISRAQVLGGKCWTTPVLSNGKIYCRNARGDLVCVDVSGK
- a CDS encoding PQQ-binding-like beta-propeller repeat protein yields the protein MKIKIPDSNSNETPERIQAPTCHAGQSSRIRHGHWRLALGASLILGAWSLELSASAADWPRWGGNDPGRNMYSPAKGLPDRFDPGKPKAGTEEIDMSTTKNVKWVAKLGSQAYGNVVVAGGKVFIGTNNENPRDPQHQGDRSILLCFDEKTGDFLWQLVVPKLASGKVNDWEGLGLLSSPCVEGNRVYLVTSRCEVICLDTEGMANGNDGPFQDEAQYVVGPGKPKAKIGPKDADIIWVYDMMDDLGVFPHNASNCSLLIVDDLVYACTSNGQDWSHVNIPSPNSPSFIALNKKTGKLAAEDNAGIGPRIFHGQWGSPSTGKVNGKQLVLFGGGDGVCYAFDAQPQKGTGAPIVPVLAGPEYKRDEDKDAEYLKKVWWFDCNPPDRKTFKYPAAEGVSEINATPVFYKNRVYVAVGQDPEHGEGVGILTCIDATKTGDVTKTARLWSYDKIHRSISTVSIDPDTGLLFVGDFSGFVHCLDAETGKVYWVHDMKAHMWGSTMVADGKVYCGDEDGDFVVMAASKEKKVLSEVNLGSPVYSTPVVANGVVYVASNDHLYAFYDAARAAAGKDEVPKVDLKKPDDRK
- a CDS encoding winged helix-turn-helix transcriptional regulator; its protein translation is MPSTNRASASPIDSPDRRRLPLLLRRAWYGLNQAFRRRIAHIGVTPDQFTVMRTLLENEGVTQRELTQLMTSDPNTVASLLERMEKAGLVERHLHEKDRRAHRIHLKPSGKRKYEAAREVALALQTEILTRLPEDRREEFLEHLTMVADACRAVAGKSSKRTR